Part of the bacterium genome, CACGAAAGAAATTAGAGTGGCAATTGGTTTCTTAAGATTATGTAAATTATATTTTTAAAATAATAGAATAGAGATGCAGCAAAATACGACGATGTCGTAATTTGCTGTCATTGTTTCTCGAATTTTTTCAATTTTCTCAGCAAGGTATCCCGGTGAATGCCCAATATCTGCGCTGCCTCGCTTTTGTTGCCGTGCACCATGTCGATGACAGCGAGAATATGCTCTTTTTCAACATCCGCCAGGAGCAGCTTCTGCGGCTTACCGACATGAGCTGAGGGGCTCTCGTATTGGGCATTAGCGATATAGGGCGGCAGATCAAAGAGCTGGATCTGCTTGCCCTCAGCCAAGGCCACTGAGCGGCGGATGGCGTTGGCTAGTTCGCGAACGTTTCCTGGCCAGTGATATTTGGCCAGTGCTTGCAGGGCCTCTGTGGACAGGCCTTCGATCTTGCGGTTGAATTTTGCGGCAAACTCGCGGGCGAAATAGTTGCCTAAAAGCGGAATGTCCTCCGGAATTTCACGCAGAGTCGGCATGACAATGCTGACCGCGTTGAGGCGGTAATAGAGATCAGCGCGGAAGAGTCCGTCCTCGATGGCTTGGCGTAGATCGCGGTTGGTGGCAGAGATAATGCGGATGTCGATCTTGTAATATTTATTGGATCCCAGCCGCTGAAACTGCTGCTCCTCAAGAACGCGCAGCAGCTTTGCCTGCATGGCCGGCTTCATATCGCCGATCTCATCCAGAAACAGGGTGCCTCCGTCCGCCTCTTCGATTTTGCCCGCTTTAGACGTGCGCGCATCGGTGAAGGCGCCTTTTTCATAGCCGAACAGCTCGCTCTCCAGCAGGGTGTCGGGAAATGCGGCGCAGTTGATGGCGACAAAGGATTTGGCGCTGCGATCGCTGCTGTAGTGCAGGGCGGTGGCTGCGAGTTCTTTGCCGGTTCCGCTCTCGCCAAGGATGAGAACGGGCAGGTCGGTGTTGGCGATCTTGTTGATGAGCTTGGCGACGTTTTGCAGCCGCATGGACTGACCCATGATCACTTTGCCGGCCGGCAG contains:
- a CDS encoding sigma-54-dependent Fis family transcriptional regulator, which gives rise to MVHERNRILLVDDEENCLRALQDVFELEHIECATANNAAKAIDIITHNDIDIVISDVRMPGISGMDLLKQIKRIKPEIYVLMLTGHGSINDAVQSIKQGAYQYILKPVIMNDLLAQIKELLQKIDEQRAEAPLQKLKTNLPAGKVIMGQSMRLQNVAKLINKIANTDLPVLILGESGTGKELAATALHYSSDRSAKSFVAINCAAFPDTLLESELFGYEKGAFTDARTSKAGKIEEADGGTLFLDEIGDMKPAMQAKLLRVLEEQQFQRLGSNKYYKIDIRIISATNRDLRQAIEDGLFRADLYYRLNAVSIVMPTLREIPEDIPLLGNYFAREFAAKFNRKIEGLSTEALQALAKYHWPGNVRELANAIRRSVALAEGKQIQLFDLPPYIANAQYESPSAHVGKPQKLLLADVEKEHILAVIDMVHGNKSEAAQILGIHRDTLLRKLKKFEKQ